From Vitis vinifera cultivar Pinot Noir 40024 chromosome 5, ASM3070453v1, the proteins below share one genomic window:
- the LOC100266536 gene encoding pentatricopeptide repeat-containing protein At3g14330-like produces MILSDYCRSGFSFLALQTFSYMHTNGVPLNTYSFCCSLVASCSMKNVKFGAQIHARVEKSAMVFDEIPVKNTVCANALLSGYGEAKLWVEGLDFVRRMRSLNLNCDHFTLSAMLRSCAGLSAIELGKQVHGSVIRKVSDVEADVFLQSSLIEMYGKCGSVEKAWEVFNLAGFGYKGERKRDVVLWTSMLAVCGRNGHFEKVIELYKEMLREGIRPDGVAFVTIISACGHTGHVKLGIEYFESMVSDFGLEPRPEYYRCVVDLLCRAGELEKAWKMVNEMTSKENGSYSISMWGALLNACNEFGNVELGKLAAHKALEMDPHNVGIYVLLSNMYAKFSMWDEIEQLRELMKESGLKKDGLHLVNPTRKKKE; encoded by the coding sequence ATGATTCTATCCGATTATTGTCGAAGtgggttttcttttttggctCTGCAAACCTTCTCTTACATGCATACCAATGGGGTTCCTTTAAATACATATAGTTTTTGTTGTTCTTTAGTGGCTTCATGTTCCATGAAAAACGTTAAATTTGGTGCACAGATACATGCCCGTGTTGAAAAATCAGCAATGGTGTTCGATGAAATTCCTGTCAAGAACACTGTTTGTGCAAATGCACTATTGTCAGGTTATGGTGAGGCTAAGCTGTGGGTTGAAGGGCTTGACTTCGTTCGAAGGATGCGTTCATTGAATTTGAATTGTGATCATTTCACATTGTCAGCAATGTTACGCTCATGTGCTGGTTTGTCCGCAATTGAATTGGGTAAGCAGGTTCATGGGAGTGTGATCCGTAAGGTTTCTGATGTGGAAGCTGATGTCTTTTTGCAGAGTTCTTTGATTGAAATGTATGGTAAGTGTGGCTCAGTGGAGAAGGCTTGGGAAGTCTTCAATCTGGCAGGCTTTGGGTACAAGggggagagaaagagagatgtTGTTCTGTGGACCTCAATGCTTGCTGTATGTGGTAGAAATGGGCATTTTGAAAAAGTAATTGAGTTGTACAAAGAGATGTTGAGGGAAGGGATAAGGCCAGACGGGGTGGCATTTGTGACTATAATCTCTGCTTGTGGACACACTGGCCACGTGAAACTCGGAATTGAGTATTTTGAGTCCATGGTCAGTGACTTTGGATTGGAACCTCGCCCAGAATATTACAGGTGTGTAGTTGATTTGCTTTGCAGGGCTGGTGAGTTGGAGAAGGCATGGAAAATGGTGAACGAGATGACATCTAAAGAGAATGGCAGTTACAGTATCTCAATGTGGGGGGCTTTGCTTAATGCTTGCAACGAATTTGGAAATGTTGAATTAGGTAAATTGGCTGCTCACAAGGCACTTGAGATGGATCCTCATAATGTCGGGATCTATGTTCTGTTATCAAATATGTATGCTAAATTCAGTATGTGGGATGAGATCGAGCAGCTGAGGGAGTTGATGAAGGAAAGTGGTTTAAAGAAAGATGGGCTGCACTTGGTGAACccgacaagaaaaaaaaaagaataa